A DNA window from Amycolatopsis sp. DSM 110486 contains the following coding sequences:
- a CDS encoding methyltransferase domain-containing protein, whose amino-acid sequence MSTDYALTNAWERAQRRLKGLEATYDPTTRRRLSTLGLAPGWACLEVGAGAGSIARWMGEQVGPSGHVSAVDLDISGLHDLPANVEVHQADVRVDPLPDGAFNVVHARLLLNHLSERDEILGRLVAALRPGGWLLIEEGDMFSSGVIDEDPDHARAMRALRDLLASAADVDYGRKLPRLAVTRGLTEVGVECEVPFSEGGSLGTEWLALTFDQLAERAGGGILDPETVERWKEKLARPGLWFASLGVVAVQGRCPTV is encoded by the coding sequence ATGAGCACTGACTACGCGCTGACCAACGCGTGGGAACGCGCGCAACGCAGGCTCAAGGGATTGGAAGCTACCTACGACCCGACGACGCGCCGGCGCCTGAGCACGCTGGGGCTTGCTCCCGGCTGGGCGTGCCTCGAGGTCGGCGCAGGCGCGGGATCGATCGCGCGCTGGATGGGGGAGCAGGTGGGTCCGTCCGGGCACGTGAGCGCGGTGGACCTCGACATCAGCGGCCTGCACGACCTGCCGGCGAACGTTGAGGTGCACCAAGCCGACGTGCGTGTCGATCCGCTTCCGGATGGCGCCTTCAATGTGGTGCACGCCCGTTTGCTGCTCAACCACCTGTCCGAACGCGACGAGATCCTCGGCCGACTCGTGGCGGCCCTGCGCCCGGGCGGGTGGCTGCTGATCGAGGAGGGCGATATGTTCTCCAGTGGTGTCATTGACGAGGATCCCGACCACGCCCGCGCCATGCGCGCCTTACGTGACCTCCTCGCGAGCGCCGCCGACGTCGACTACGGTCGCAAGCTACCTCGCCTGGCTGTCACCCGCGGCCTCACTGAGGTCGGCGTCGAATGCGAAGTTCCATTCTCCGAGGGCGGTTCGCTCGGGACGGAATGGCTGGCACTGACGTTTGACCAGCTGGCCGAACGCGCCGGCGGTGGCATCCTCGACCCCGAGACGGTCGAGCGGTGGAAGGAGAAGCTGGCACGACCGGGTTTATGGTTCGCCTCGCTGGGTGTGGTGGCAGTGCAGGGGCGGTGCCCGACGGTATGA
- a CDS encoding cupin domain-containing protein: MIAKRITASALAFSVLVGVTACTSADEPTDQPAAVTSMAPSPKDTAGAKPPAESLTPLIQQALPDVQGKTFTSAIVDFPPGAVATPHRHGQAFVYAYVLEGSVRSQLDDKPISTFHQGQNWVEQPGTHHVLTQNTSQTARARLLVVFVSTTGDPLKVDDPHS, translated from the coding sequence ATGATCGCAAAGCGGATCACCGCAAGTGCCCTGGCGTTCTCGGTGCTGGTCGGAGTCACGGCCTGCACCTCTGCCGACGAGCCGACCGACCAGCCCGCCGCAGTCACATCAATGGCTCCGAGCCCGAAGGACACGGCGGGAGCAAAGCCGCCCGCCGAGTCCTTGACCCCCCTGATCCAGCAGGCGTTGCCGGACGTCCAGGGCAAGACGTTCACCTCGGCGATCGTCGACTTCCCACCCGGCGCGGTCGCGACGCCGCACCGGCACGGTCAGGCGTTCGTCTACGCGTACGTGCTCGAAGGCAGCGTGCGCAGCCAACTCGACGACAAGCCCATCAGCACCTTCCACCAGGGCCAGAACTGGGTCGAGCAACCGGGCACCCACCACGTCCTCACGCAGAACACCAGCCAGACGGCCCGCGCCCGGTTACTGGTCGTGTTCGTGTCCACCACCGGAGACCCGCTCAAGGTCGACGACCCTCACTCCTGA
- a CDS encoding NADP-dependent oxidoreductase produces MRAITVQDRDAGVAGFTPAELPYPHAAENDVIVRVHAAGFTPGELSWPATWTDRAGRDRTPSVPGHELSGVVTELGYGTTGLSIGQRVFGMADWARDGSLAEYTAVEARNLAPLPTDIDHTVAAALPISGLTAWQGLFDHGRVSTGQTVLIHGAGGGVGSIAVQLAREVGARVIGTGRAADRERMLELGADTFLDVQSERLEDVGEVDVVFDMIGGDVHARSAALVRAGGTLVTIAMPPQVRPADGRAVFFVVEPDRVRLADLAERVRSGRLKPIIGTVVPLAEARAAFTSGVRTPGKTIIRVTED; encoded by the coding sequence TTGCGAGCCATCACTGTTCAAGACCGCGACGCGGGCGTCGCCGGGTTCACCCCGGCGGAGCTGCCCTACCCGCACGCGGCCGAAAACGACGTCATCGTGCGGGTGCATGCCGCCGGCTTCACGCCGGGGGAGCTGAGCTGGCCGGCCACCTGGACCGACCGCGCGGGCCGCGACCGGACGCCGAGCGTGCCCGGCCACGAGCTCTCGGGTGTCGTCACGGAGCTGGGGTACGGCACCACCGGACTGAGCATCGGGCAGCGAGTGTTCGGGATGGCTGACTGGGCACGCGACGGCTCGCTCGCCGAATACACCGCGGTGGAAGCGCGGAACCTCGCACCCCTGCCGACGGACATCGACCACACCGTGGCCGCCGCGTTGCCGATCTCCGGGCTGACCGCGTGGCAGGGCCTGTTCGACCACGGCCGTGTCAGCACCGGTCAGACAGTGCTCATCCACGGTGCCGGGGGCGGTGTCGGGTCGATCGCCGTGCAGCTGGCCCGTGAAGTCGGCGCACGCGTGATCGGCACGGGCCGGGCCGCGGACCGGGAGCGGATGCTCGAGCTCGGCGCAGACACGTTTCTCGATGTGCAGTCCGAACGGCTCGAAGACGTCGGTGAGGTCGACGTGGTGTTCGACATGATCGGCGGCGACGTTCACGCCCGCTCGGCCGCGCTCGTGCGCGCGGGCGGCACGCTCGTCACGATCGCGATGCCACCCCAGGTCAGGCCCGCCGACGGGCGGGCCGTGTTCTTCGTCGTCGAACCCGACCGCGTCCGGCTCGCCGACCTCGCCGAGCGCGTGCGCAGCGGACGCCTCAAACCGATCATCGGCACCGTAGTGCCACTTGCCGAGGCACGCGCCGCGTTCACCTCGGGCGTGCGCACACCCGGCAAGACGATCATCCGAGTCACGGAAGACTGA